The segment CGCTGGTCTCGGCGGCCTTGCCCGGCTTCTTCGGCTTGATGCCCACGGCTACTCCTTCGGTGCAACTACGAGGCCATTGTGTTGGTCGCGTCGGGGCTGGTCAACTACTGGCATGAACACGCACATTGCGGTCATCAACCAGAGCACCGTCGTGACCGACGACGATGTCGCCGCCGCCGTGCCTGCACTGCAGAAACAGGTCCACGACGACTTCGCCCCGGCCTGGGGAGCGGACGCCACCGTCACCTTCGTGCCGCAGAACAAGAAGCCGCCCGCCGGAGCATGGTGGCTCGTCATCCTCGACGACTCCGACCAGGCCGGCGCCCTCGGCTATCACGACCTCACCAACGACGGGCTGCCGCTGAGCAAGGTGTTCGCCAAGAGCGACCAGCAGTACGGATTTCGCTGGACCGTGACGACGAGCCACGAAATGCTCGAGATGCTCGCTGACCCCGACATCAACCTCACGGTGTTCGTGCAGACCGGCAGCACCGCCGGCACGCTGTATGCCCGCGAGGTGTGCGACGCCTGCGAGGCCGACGCGCTCGGCTACGAGGTCGACGACGTCCTGCTGTCGGACTTCGTGTACCCGGCGTGGTTCGAGTCGTTCCGCAAGGCCAAGTCGACCAAGTTCGACCACAAGGGCCACCTGACCAAGCCCTTCGAGTTGGCGACGGGCGGCTACATCGGCGCCTTCGACATCTCCGCCGGGAGCGGCTGGCACCAGATCCAGGCGTCGAGCGCCACCGCTCGCTACGCCGATCGCGCGCCTGTGGGCAGCCGCCGCGAGCGCCGCCGCACGCCGCGCGACCAGTGGCAACGCAGCCACGTACGCTTTGGCCGAGGGTAACCAACAAAGGGGTACGAACAACCACACGACAACAGCGAGGTAAATGTGTCCGAGAGCGAAAACCCAGCGATCCCGTCCCCCGAACCCCAAGCGCACCGCCCGCGCACCAACCGCGACTGGTGGCCCAATCAGCTCGACCTGAGCGTGCTGCACGCCCACTCGCCCAAGGCCGATCCGCTGGGCGTGGACTTCAACTACGCAGAGGAGTTCGAGCAGCTCGACGTCGAGGAGCTCAAGCGCGACATCTTCGCCGTGATGACCGACTCGCAGGACTGGTGGCCGGCGGACTGGGGCAACTACGGCCCACTGTTCATCCGCATGGCGTGGCACTCGGCGGGGACATACCGCATCGAGGACGGGCGCGGCGGTGGCGGTGAGGGCGCGCAGCGCTTCGCCCCGCTCAACAGCTGGCCCGACAACGCCAACCTCGACAAGGCGCGCCGTCTGCTGTGGCCGGTCAAGCAGAAGCACGGCAACGCCATTTCGTGGGCCGACCTGATCGTGTTCGCGGGCAACTGCGCCCTCGAGCAGATGGGATTCACGACCTTCGGCTTCGGCTTCGGTCGTCCCGACACGTGGGAGCCCGAGGACATCTTCTGGGGACCGGAGGACACGTGGCTCGGAGACGAGCGCTACAGCGGCGAGCGCGAGTTGTCGGGCCCGCTCGGCGCCGTCCAGATGGGCCTCATCTACGTCAACCCCGAAGGCCCCAACGGCAACCCCGACCCGCTGCAGTCGGCCCGCGACATCCGCGAGACGTTTCGGCGCATGGCGATGGACGACGAGGAAACCGTCGCCCTGATCGCCGGCGGCCACACCTTCGGCAAGACCCACGGCGCCGGCGACCCCGATCTCGTCGGGCCCGAGCCCGAAGGCTGCCCGGTGCACGCCGTCGGCCTCGGCTGGAAGAGCAGCTTCGGGACCGGCAAGGGGAAGGACGCCATCACGTCGGGCCTCGAAGGCACGTGGACGCCGACGCCGACGCAGTGGGACAACAGCTTCTTCGAGACGCTCTACGGGTTCGAGTGGGAGCTGACCAAGAGCCCCGCCGGAGCGCACCAGTGGCAGCCAAAGGACGGCGCCGGCACCGACTTGGTGCCCGACGCCCACGTGGAGGGCGTCACCCATCCGCCGATCATGTTGACCTCGGACCTCGCGCTGCGGATGGACCCGGAGTACGACAAGATCTCGCGCCGCTTCAAGGACAACCCTGACCAGTTCGCCGACGCCTTCGCCCGCGCCTGGTTCAAGCTCCTCCATCGCGACATGGGCCCGCTGAGCCGCTACCTCGGCCCGTGGGTGCCCGAGCCCCAGCTGTGGCAGGACCCGGTGCCGCCGTCGACGACGTCACTGAGCGACGCCGACGTCGCCGCCCTCAAGCAGGAGGTGCTGGCGTCGGGCCTGTCGGTGGGCGACCTCGTCACCGCCGCGTGGGCGTCGGCGTCGACCTTCCGTCGGACCGACAAGCGCGGCGGCGCCAACGGGGCCCGCATTCGCCTCGCGCCGCAGAAGGACTGGGAGGTCAACGCCGGCGTCGACGCCACGGTCGCCAAACTCGACGAGCTGCGCCAAGGCAAGAACATCTCGCTCGCCGATCTCATCGTGCTCGCCGGTTGCGCGGCGGTCGAGCAGGCGGCGCGTGACGCGGGCGTCGCCGTCTCCGTGCCGTTCACCCCGGGCCGGGGCGACGCCACGCAGGAGCTCACCGACATCGAATCCTTCGCCGTCCTCCAACCGAAGGCCGATGGGTTCCGCAACTACCAGCGCCCAGAGGACAAGGCGCCGACCGAGCGGCGCCTGCTCGACCGCGCCAACCTGCTGAGCTTGAGCGCGCCCGAGATGACGGTGCTCGTCGGCGGCATGCGCGTGCTTGGCACGAACTTCGCCGGCAGCAACCTCGGCGTGTTCACCGACCGACCCGGCGTGCTCAGCAACGACTGGTTCGTCAACCTGCTCGACAACAACCTCGAGTGGACCACGAGCGCTTCGGAAGCCAACGCCTACGACGGCCGCGATCGCACCAGCGGCGAAACGAAGTGGACGGCGACGGCCGCCGACCTCGTGTTCGCGTCGCACTCGCAGCTGCGCGCCATCGCCGAGGTCTACGCCCAGGCCGACGGCGCCGAGAAGTTCGTCCGCGACTTCGTAACGGCATGGGACAAGGTCATGAACCTCGACCGCTTCGACGTGCGGCGTTAAACCCGAACTGGTCCTGTCAGATACCGGATCCCGGTTCCTGACAGGACCAGTTCGCCAGCATGTGGAGGCGGCGACCGGAATCGAACCGGTGTACAGGGCTTTGCAGGCCCTTGCCTAAGCCACTCGGCCACGCCGCCGTTGAGCAGAACGTGCAGGTTACTCGGGCGGTTCCGCGGAACCGTTTTTCGCCGTCAGCGGCGGGCGAACAGGTTCACCAGGATCGTCAGCACGACCGAGGCCAGCAGCATCGACCGCCACGGAAAGAACACGCGCACGTGCGTGCGGGGGCCGTCGTCGGGCGCGGCGACCCACTCGTCGACCCGGCGCGCCGCCCGGTGCGCGCCGCCGGGGAAGGCGCGCACCAAGACGTTGAGCACGATCGTCAGGATGACGGACAACGCGATCGACGGGAGGAGCCACTGCATGCAGGACCTATACCCTCACGGCTGACGGGGCGCGATGACCATCTGGGTGCAGCGGAACATCGCCATCTTCTTGCCGGTCGTCTCGTTCTCGACGACGGCGTCCCACACGTGGGTCTGGCGGCCGAGGTGGACGGGCGTGCACGTGCAGACGACGCGCTCACCCACGCGCGCCGACGACAAGAAGTTGGTCTTCAGCTCGACGGTCGTGAACGAGGAGCCGTCGGGAATGTTGCGCCCGCAACCGACGGCCGCTGCGCCGTCGGCCAGCGCGATCACGGCGGGCGCGAACAGGAAGCCGGTGCCGGCGATGAGGTTCTCGCTGACGTCGATGTGGCCGCGCACGAGGTCCGGGGCGACGTGGTCGAACACGACGCCGAGCTGGCCCGGCACGCGGTCCTTGAAGAACTCGGTGACGCTCCTCGCGTCTTGCTCGGCCTCACTGAGTGATGTCACCGGCGCATCATGGCGCGTCCGTTACGGGTTCGTCGTGACATTCGGCGCCGCGCACCCACTGCTCGGGCCGTCGACGGAACCCGCGTCGCTGGCGCTGCCGGGGCTGTCGTTGCTGCCCGCACCACCGTTGTTGCCGCTCGACGCGCCGTAGCCGCCGATGCCGGGGCTGGCGCACGACGTGGTCGTGCCCCCCGACGGCGGCGTCACCGTGAGCGAGGCCAGCACGACGTCGGACCCGTTGCGGCAGTGCAGGTTGTAGGCGCCCTGCTTCAACGTGACGGTGAGCGTCTTCTTCTTGCCCGCAGCGACATGGTCGAGCGACGCGATCGTCTGGCTCTGCTGCTCGACGGCGAAGGACGTGACCTTGGACGAACCGCGGTTGGTGACGTCGAAGGCGACCTTGCCCGCCTTGACGGTGGCCGCCGGTGGCGAGCACCCGGCGTCGGACAGCGACACCGCTACGTGTGTGGCAGAGGACGAACTGTCGCCGCAGGCGCCGAAGGCCAACGGAATGAGGGTGAGTACGAGGAATAGACGGAACAGCACGCAGAGGGCGTTACCCACCGCGGCACGGGAGTCAAAAGTCCCAGCGGGTGGCGCTCTGCGTGAAACCGTTGTCCTCGTCGACGAAGCCGAACGCCCGCGTCGGCCGTACGAGGAAGACGGGCGAATCCATGCCGGAGGGGTCGAAGTCCCACACGTCCTTGTAGGCGGCGACGAACTCGGCCGTGCGCGCCGCGTCGAGTAGCTCGGCTACGCCTTCGACGATCACCGATTGGGTGCCGCGCTCGGGCACGATCGAGACCCGCGCGTCGCGCGCGATGTGGCGCGCCTTGGCAGTGGCCGCACCGGTGCTGAAGGCGACGCCGTCGCCCAGCCACACCGCCCAGATCGGCATGAGATGCGGCGACCCGTCGGGGCGCGTCGTGGCCAGCCACCAGATGTGGCGGCCGCGTAGGCGCTCGTCGGCCCACGACCACGGCAACAGGCCGAGCCCTCCGTCGGCCGGCGCAATGCCGTATTCCGCCGGGACCTCGGGGCGCGAAGCGATAGGCGTCAACATGCAGCGCACGGTACGCCCGGGGTGTAGCGCGCTACGCGGCGGTGGGCACCGACGACGTCGGCAGCGGGCGGCTCGGCCGCGCCTTGCGGGGCCGCAGCACGTAGGCGGTCATCGGCAGGAAGTACACCAGCCAGCCGACGCCCTCGATCAGGGTGGGCTTGGGCTGGATGCCGAGCATGCCGGTAAGCAGCGCCGAGATCACCGAACCAGGCTTGATCAGCCACGACAGGTCGACGGCCTGGGCCTGGCCGACGTTGATCCAGCCCGCTTCGTGCCCGGTGTGCATCGCGAAGGCGACGAGGCCCGCGGCCACCAGGACAAGCACGAGGCCCGTCGCCTTGAAAAACTTGGCGAGGTCGATCTTGATGCCGCCCTTGTAGATGCCCAGGCCAATGCCGACGGCGACGAGCAGACCCAGCAGCGCGCCACCCCCGGCGGCGGCGCGGTTCTGCGCCGACTGGAACGCGGCGACGAGGAAGACGGCGGTCTCGAAGCCTTCGCGCAGCACGGCGAGGAAGGCCATCAACACGAGCGCACCTCCCGACCCCGCGGCCAGCGCTACGCCGGCACGCTCTTCGAGTTCGCCCTTGAGCGCCCGGGCGTGATGCGCCATCCACACGATCATCGAGGTGACCAGCGCCACCGCCACGAGCGCGATCACCGTCTCCAACTGCTCCTGCTGGCGCTGGGGCAGTTGCTGGTTGACAATTTCGAGCACGACGCCGGCCACCAGACACAACGCCGTTGCGAGGCCGACACCCAGCCACACGAAGCGCAGGTGCTTCAGAGCGCCGCGTTGGCGCAGGAAGGCGGCGATGATTCCGACGATGAGCGACGCCTCGACGCCCTCGCGCAGCCCGATGACAAAGGTAGGGAGCACTAAACCGAAATATTAGGCGCGCCTAACAAAGCGCGGCAAGTCATCGAATGTTCATGCCCGGAGGAACGAAACGGCAGTCGCGGTCGCTACCGTCGGCCCCATGGCTCCCGGGATCTGCCTGCTGCGCCGGGGTCCCCGCGCGGAGCCGACACTGCCGCCCGGCCACCTGCGCTGGTCCCGCACGCTGGTCCAGGGCCGCCCGGCGGTGTACGGCGAGGCGGGAGAAGGCCCGCCCGTCGTGTTCCTCCACGGCTGGGGGCTCGGCCACCACGCCTACAAGCGCCCGCTCGCCCGCTTGGCGCTCCGGGGCATGCGCGTCCTCGCGCCGGCGATGCCGGGCTTCGGTGGCACCGGCGATCTGCCCGCGGGCGCGGGCATTCACGCCTACGGGGTGTGGGTCGACGCCTTCATGGACGCGGTGGGCGTCGACGAACCGGCGGTCGTCATCGGGCACTCCTTCGGCGGTGGCGTCGCCATCTCGCTCGCCCACGACTACCGGTCGCGGGTGGCCAAGCTCGTGCTCGTCAACGCCGTCGGCGGTGCCGCGTGGGGCGAGGGCGACCGCTCGCTGTCGGACCGCCCGCTCATTCACTGGGCCGTGCAGTTCGGCAAGGAGTTGTGGCCGCCGCAAAAGGGCATCCGACTGGCGTTGTCCGTGCGCGAGGACCTGATTCCAAACCTGCTGTTCAACCCGCGGGCAATGTTCAGCGCCGGCGCCCTCGCGGCGCGCGCCGACCTGCGCGGCGAGCTAGAAATCCTGCGCGACCGGCGCTTGCCCGTCGTGGTGCTGTCCGGCGCCGACGACGAGGTCATCCCGATGTCGGCGTTCGACGCGCTCTGCAGTGCGCTGGGAATCGAAGGTCAGGTGTTGCCGGGCGACCACTCGTGGCTGCTCGCCGACCCCGACGCCTTCGACGAAGTCATGGCCAACGTGATGGGACTGGGGGGTTGTTAATGGCGACGATTCAGGAACTGCGGAAGGAACTGGCGGCGACGACGGTGCCCGACAACGTCATCGAGACGCTGCTCAAGGGCGCGTCGTCGCTGTGGCTGTCGAGCGACAGCGACGCCCAACTCGCGGGCGACCTGGCGATGTGCCACCCGCCGCTCAAGCGCAGCGAGGTGCGCGCCCGCGCCGTCGGCGGCGACGAGTCGTGGCGGCTCACGGTCGTCGCCCACGACCGCAAGGGACTGCTGGCCGACACCGCGGCGATCCTGTCGCAGGACGGCTTCTCGATTCAGAGCGCGTCGGTGGCGACGTGGGACGACCTCGACCTCGCGGTGTTCGCCATCACCATCGCCGGCGACGAACCGGCGACGGCGCGGCTCAACAACATCGGTAAGTCGCTCAAGGCGGCCAACAACGGCGACCGGCCCGTCGTGGCGTTCGCGCCGACCGGGCGGGCCTACGTACGCCGCACCGGCGTCGCCAACGGCGAGGACATGATCAGCGTCGTCGCGCCCGACCAGACCGGCCTGCTCGCCACGGTGTGCCGCTGGTTCTCCGACGCCGGCGTGAGCATCGAGGCGGCGTGGATCAACGGCGAGCACGACCAGGCCAACGACGTGTTCGTCGTCGACGGCGACGTCGA is part of the Acidimicrobiales bacterium genome and harbors:
- a CDS encoding pyridoxamine 5'-phosphate oxidase family protein is translated as MLTPIASRPEVPAEYGIAPADGGLGLLPWSWADERLRGRHIWWLATTRPDGSPHLMPIWAVWLGDGVAFSTGAATAKARHIARDARVSIVPERGTQSVIVEGVAELLDAARTAEFVAAYKDVWDFDPSGMDSPVFLVRPTRAFGFVDEDNGFTQSATRWDF
- a CDS encoding alpha/beta hydrolase — protein: MAPGICLLRRGPRAEPTLPPGHLRWSRTLVQGRPAVYGEAGEGPPVVFLHGWGLGHHAYKRPLARLALRGMRVLAPAMPGFGGTGDLPAGAGIHAYGVWVDAFMDAVGVDEPAVVIGHSFGGGVAISLAHDYRSRVAKLVLVNAVGGAAWGEGDRSLSDRPLIHWAVQFGKELWPPQKGIRLALSVREDLIPNLLFNPRAMFSAGALAARADLRGELEILRDRRLPVVVLSGADDEVIPMSAFDALCSALGIEGQVLPGDHSWLLADPDAFDEVMANVMGLGGC
- a CDS encoding cupredoxin domain-containing protein gives rise to the protein MGNALCVLFRLFLVLTLIPLAFGACGDSSSSATHVAVSLSDAGCSPPAATVKAGKVAFDVTNRGSSKVTSFAVEQQSQTIASLDHVAAGKKKTLTVTLKQGAYNLHCRNGSDVVLASLTVTPPSGGTTTSCASPGIGGYGASSGNNGGAGSNDSPGSASDAGSVDGPSSGCAAPNVTTNP
- the katG gene encoding catalase/peroxidase HPI, translated to MSESENPAIPSPEPQAHRPRTNRDWWPNQLDLSVLHAHSPKADPLGVDFNYAEEFEQLDVEELKRDIFAVMTDSQDWWPADWGNYGPLFIRMAWHSAGTYRIEDGRGGGGEGAQRFAPLNSWPDNANLDKARRLLWPVKQKHGNAISWADLIVFAGNCALEQMGFTTFGFGFGRPDTWEPEDIFWGPEDTWLGDERYSGERELSGPLGAVQMGLIYVNPEGPNGNPDPLQSARDIRETFRRMAMDDEETVALIAGGHTFGKTHGAGDPDLVGPEPEGCPVHAVGLGWKSSFGTGKGKDAITSGLEGTWTPTPTQWDNSFFETLYGFEWELTKSPAGAHQWQPKDGAGTDLVPDAHVEGVTHPPIMLTSDLALRMDPEYDKISRRFKDNPDQFADAFARAWFKLLHRDMGPLSRYLGPWVPEPQLWQDPVPPSTTSLSDADVAALKQEVLASGLSVGDLVTAAWASASTFRRTDKRGGANGARIRLAPQKDWEVNAGVDATVAKLDELRQGKNISLADLIVLAGCAAVEQAARDAGVAVSVPFTPGRGDATQELTDIESFAVLQPKADGFRNYQRPEDKAPTERRLLDRANLLSLSAPEMTVLVGGMRVLGTNFAGSNLGVFTDRPGVLSNDWFVNLLDNNLEWTTSASEANAYDGRDRTSGETKWTATAADLVFASHSQLRAIAEVYAQADGAEKFVRDFVTAWDKVMNLDRFDVRR
- a CDS encoding PaaI family thioesterase, giving the protein MTSLSEAEQDARSVTEFFKDRVPGQLGVVFDHVAPDLVRGHIDVSENLIAGTGFLFAPAVIALADGAAAVGCGRNIPDGSSFTTVELKTNFLSSARVGERVVCTCTPVHLGRQTHVWDAVVENETTGKKMAMFRCTQMVIAPRQP
- the efeU gene encoding iron uptake transporter permease EfeU, whose translation is MLPTFVIGLREGVEASLIVGIIAAFLRQRGALKHLRFVWLGVGLATALCLVAGVVLEIVNQQLPQRQQEQLETVIALVAVALVTSMIVWMAHHARALKGELEERAGVALAAGSGGALVLMAFLAVLREGFETAVFLVAAFQSAQNRAAAGGGALLGLLVAVGIGLGIYKGGIKIDLAKFFKATGLVLVLVAAGLVAFAMHTGHEAGWINVGQAQAVDLSWLIKPGSVISALLTGMLGIQPKPTLIEGVGWLVYFLPMTAYVLRPRKARPSRPLPTSSVPTAA
- a CDS encoding DUF2905 family protein; amino-acid sequence: MQWLLPSIALSVILTIVLNVLVRAFPGGAHRAARRVDEWVAAPDDGPRTHVRVFFPWRSMLLASVVLTILVNLFARR